In the genome of Pelobacter seleniigenes DSM 18267, one region contains:
- the sthA gene encoding Si-specific NAD(P)(+) transhydrogenase, protein MANGQNSHFDVIVIGSGPGGEGAAIKLAKAGKAVAVIERYPLVGGGCTHLGTIPSKALIHVVQQYTERKNNQLFGRLHCPGKVECRDIMAAVDAVVNQQVEDRQGFYERNDIEVIEGEAAFKDPHTLIVTNAQGSCQLLSADYFVIATGSHPYRPDDVPFDGQRVVDSDTILNMQELPGTMTVYGAGVVGSEYASAFKNLGIKVNLVNTRKRLLEYLDEEISNALSYHMRDIQGIVIRQDEEYERVETNADGVVLHLKTGKIIKSDMLLWANGRTGNSAGLGLEELGIAVNHRGNVTVNEAYQTALPHIYAVGDIVGFPNLASAAYDQGRFAGTHIAEGKCEAQLIRDIPTGIYTTPEISCIGGTEQELTERRVPYEVGHSFFRHLARGQITGHKAGVLKLLFHRETLEILGIHCFGHNAAEILHIGQAIMAQPKPYNTLKYFINTTFNYPTMAEAYRVAALNGFNRL, encoded by the coding sequence ATGGCAAACGGACAGAACAGCCACTTTGATGTCATTGTGATCGGCAGCGGCCCCGGCGGAGAAGGTGCGGCCATCAAACTGGCCAAGGCGGGGAAAGCCGTTGCTGTCATTGAACGCTATCCGCTGGTCGGCGGGGGTTGCACCCACTTGGGAACCATCCCCAGCAAGGCGCTGATCCATGTTGTCCAGCAGTATACCGAAAGAAAAAACAACCAGCTGTTCGGTAGACTCCACTGCCCGGGCAAAGTCGAATGCCGGGACATCATGGCCGCGGTGGACGCGGTGGTCAATCAACAGGTCGAGGACCGGCAGGGCTTTTACGAACGCAACGACATCGAAGTGATCGAAGGCGAAGCCGCGTTCAAGGATCCCCACACCCTGATCGTCACCAATGCCCAGGGCAGCTGCCAGCTGCTGAGTGCGGATTATTTCGTCATTGCCACCGGCTCCCACCCGTATCGCCCGGACGATGTCCCCTTCGACGGCCAGCGAGTGGTCGACAGTGACACCATCCTCAACATGCAGGAACTACCCGGCACCATGACCGTCTACGGCGCCGGAGTGGTCGGCAGCGAATATGCCTCGGCCTTTAAAAACCTCGGCATCAAGGTCAACCTGGTCAATACCCGCAAACGCCTGCTGGAATACCTGGACGAAGAGATCAGCAACGCCCTCAGTTATCATATGCGCGACATCCAGGGGATCGTCATCCGTCAGGACGAGGAATACGAGCGGGTCGAAACCAATGCCGACGGGGTGGTGCTGCATCTGAAGACCGGCAAAATCATCAAGTCGGACATGCTGCTGTGGGCCAACGGGCGAACCGGCAATTCAGCCGGCCTGGGGCTGGAGGAATTGGGCATTGCGGTCAACCACCGCGGCAATGTCACCGTCAACGAAGCCTACCAGACTGCGCTGCCGCACATTTACGCCGTCGGCGATATCGTCGGCTTCCCCAATCTGGCCAGTGCGGCTTACGACCAGGGCCGGTTTGCCGGCACCCACATCGCCGAAGGCAAATGCGAAGCGCAGCTGATCAGGGACATTCCCACCGGCATTTACACCACCCCGGAAATCAGCTGCATCGGTGGTACCGAGCAGGAGCTGACCGAGCGACGGGTCCCCTATGAAGTCGGCCACTCCTTCTTTCGCCATCTGGCCAGGGGACAGATCACCGGTCACAAGGCCGGAGTGCTCAAGCTGCTCTTTCATCGCGAGACCCTGGAGATCCTCGGCATCCACTGCTTCGGCCACAATGCCGCCGAAATCCTTCACATCGGTCAGGCGATCATGGCCCAACCCAAGCCATACAACACGCTGAAGTATTTCATCAACACCACCTTCAACTATCCAACCATGGCCGAAGCCTACCGGGTCGCGGCGCTAAACGGCTTCAATCGCCTGTAA
- the def gene encoding peptide deformylase produces the protein MAVKEVLVYPDPRLKEVCAPITEFDDSVSLLLEDLVDTMVAAGHSVGVAASQIGELRRAVVVDVSHSKLGQKQENHGLMQMVNPEIIQREGHQIVREGCMSVPDYTGNVDRAETIVVQFTNENRHRQVIRCEGFEAVAVQHELDHLDGYLFLDRVSSLKTDLFRRKQRK, from the coding sequence ATGGCGGTCAAGGAAGTTCTGGTCTACCCCGATCCACGGCTCAAGGAAGTCTGCGCACCGATTACTGAATTTGACGATTCCGTTTCCCTCCTGCTGGAAGACCTGGTTGATACCATGGTTGCCGCCGGGCATTCCGTCGGCGTTGCCGCCTCTCAGATCGGCGAACTGCGCCGCGCCGTAGTGGTGGACGTGTCCCACAGCAAGCTTGGCCAGAAGCAGGAAAATCATGGCCTGATGCAGATGGTCAACCCCGAAATCATTCAGCGCGAGGGACATCAGATCGTGCGGGAAGGCTGTATGTCGGTTCCCGACTACACCGGCAACGTCGACCGGGCGGAAACGATCGTTGTCCAGTTTACCAATGAAAATCGCCATCGGCAGGTCATCCGTTGCGAAGGATTTGAAGCAGTGGCGGTTCAGCACGAACTCGACCACCTTGACGGCTACCTGTTCCTGGACCGGGTTTCCAGTTTAAAAACCGATCTGTTCAGGAGAAAGCAGCGCAAATAG
- a CDS encoding cytochrome C oxidase subunit IV family protein has product MSAHEHEHKHEPVPNRTFILVWVALLALTLATVAISRIHLGALHVWAALFIASIKSSLVIFIFMHLKQETRLFKIGLLVMLVILAIFVGLTFTDILYR; this is encoded by the coding sequence ATGTCTGCACATGAACATGAGCATAAACATGAACCGGTTCCCAACCGGACCTTCATTCTGGTGTGGGTGGCCCTGCTGGCCCTGACCCTGGCCACCGTGGCGATCTCCAGGATCCATCTCGGCGCTCTGCATGTCTGGGCCGCGCTGTTCATTGCGTCCATCAAATCGAGCCTGGTCATTTTTATTTTCATGCATCTGAAACAGGAAACCCGCCTGTTCAAGATCGGCCTGCTGGTCATGCTTGTGATTCTGGCTATTTTTGTCGGCCTGACTTTTACCGATATCCTTTATCGCTAG
- the coxB gene encoding cytochrome c oxidase subunit II, producing MNQLNNPTAQAVDNTLIYIFGFSLLLLLGITLVTIYFVIKYRRSKYPEPTSDAHGSWILETVWTVLPIIIVMTMFWYGWTNYIGLTQVPDNAMEVKATARMWSWQFEYPDGRKTDKLYVPVDKPVKVLLHSADVIHSFFAPAFRIKKDCVPGMETYVWFKATEPGSYDVQCAEYCGVGHAAMLTTIEVLPAAEYADWAKPQQADQEPRGLTVLNEQGCIGCHSLDGSDGVGPSLYQLAGKEQEVEKDGKSIEIKIDADYLKRSIREPNAEIVEGFQPMMPAYDQSTINDADLQAVVDYLLGKATAAKAGPDGATLIKENGCLGCHSTDGSESIAPTFKGLGGRQVTVESDGKEITITVDADYLRRSLLKPNADIVKGFSPMMPAADNLSPEEIDAIVNYLLKQ from the coding sequence GTGAACCAGCTGAATAACCCCACTGCCCAGGCTGTCGATAATACGCTGATCTATATCTTCGGTTTTTCCCTGCTGCTGCTGCTGGGGATTACCCTGGTGACCATCTATTTCGTCATCAAGTACCGGCGTTCGAAATATCCTGAGCCAACCTCCGATGCCCACGGCAGCTGGATTCTGGAAACCGTCTGGACGGTTTTACCGATTATCATCGTCATGACCATGTTCTGGTACGGCTGGACCAATTACATCGGTCTGACCCAGGTCCCTGACAATGCCATGGAAGTCAAGGCCACGGCGCGCATGTGGTCATGGCAGTTCGAATACCCGGACGGTCGCAAGACCGATAAGCTTTATGTTCCGGTCGACAAGCCGGTCAAGGTGCTGCTCCATTCGGCCGATGTCATTCATAGCTTTTTTGCGCCGGCGTTTCGGATCAAAAAGGATTGTGTCCCGGGCATGGAAACCTATGTCTGGTTCAAGGCGACGGAACCGGGCAGTTATGATGTTCAATGTGCCGAATATTGCGGGGTTGGCCACGCTGCCATGCTGACCACCATTGAAGTCCTGCCGGCCGCGGAATATGCCGATTGGGCTAAACCGCAGCAAGCGGACCAAGAGCCGCGTGGCCTGACGGTGTTGAATGAGCAGGGTTGCATCGGCTGTCACAGTCTTGACGGCAGCGACGGGGTCGGACCGAGCCTGTACCAACTGGCCGGCAAAGAGCAGGAAGTGGAAAAAGACGGGAAAAGTATCGAAATCAAAATTGATGCGGACTACCTGAAACGGTCCATCCGTGAGCCGAATGCGGAGATCGTCGAAGGGTTCCAGCCGATGATGCCGGCCTATGACCAGAGCACCATCAATGACGCGGATCTGCAAGCCGTGGTCGACTACCTGCTCGGCAAAGCCACTGCGGCAAAGGCAGGCCCCGACGGCGCAACGCTGATCAAAGAAAACGGCTGTCTCGGTTGTCACTCCACTGATGGCAGTGAAAGCATCGCGCCCACTTTCAAGGGTCTGGGCGGTCGGCAAGTGACCGTGGAAAGCGACGGCAAGGAGATTACCATCACGGTTGATGCCGATTATCTGCGCCGCTCCCTGCTCAAGCCGAATGCAGATATCGTCAAAGGCTTTTCACCGATGATGCCGGCGGCCGACAATCTCAGCCCGGAAGAGATTGATGCCATCGTCAATTACCTGTTGAAACAGTAG
- a CDS encoding nitroreductase family protein, whose product MLQLTIDNNLCTRCGSCAQDCPAKIISLTSGLPAIAPADEGKCIRCQHCLAVCPTAALSIFGHQPVTGRPLAETWPAPQQLEALIKGRRSVRQYRDENLEPALLEQLLEVAWHAPTGVNRQSLQFHVIDDKDALAVFRNEVYAELGKVLAAGQLPERLAHFGTIARRWQEDGSDILFRGAPHLLAVSSGPDSICPEADGFIALSYFELYAQSQGVGAVWDGMMKWLLEAIAPGLQQRLGIPADHKLGYVMVFGKPAVQYQRPIQRGPARVSRFQP is encoded by the coding sequence ATGCTTCAGTTGACGATTGATAACAACCTTTGTACGCGCTGTGGTTCCTGTGCCCAGGACTGCCCGGCCAAAATCATTTCCTTAACCAGCGGTCTGCCCGCCATTGCCCCGGCTGATGAAGGCAAGTGCATCCGCTGTCAACACTGCCTGGCGGTTTGCCCGACTGCGGCACTCTCCATCTTTGGCCATCAGCCCGTGACCGGCCGGCCGTTGGCGGAAACCTGGCCGGCACCGCAACAGTTGGAGGCGTTGATCAAAGGGCGGCGCTCGGTGCGGCAGTATCGGGATGAAAATCTGGAACCGGCCTTGCTGGAGCAGCTGCTTGAGGTTGCCTGGCATGCGCCGACCGGGGTCAACCGGCAGAGTCTGCAATTCCATGTCATTGACGACAAGGATGCCCTGGCCGTATTTCGCAACGAGGTCTACGCCGAGTTGGGGAAAGTCCTGGCGGCCGGGCAACTGCCCGAGCGGCTGGCCCATTTCGGCACCATTGCCCGGCGCTGGCAGGAGGACGGCAGCGATATCCTGTTTCGCGGCGCTCCGCACCTGCTGGCTGTTTCCAGCGGGCCGGACAGCATCTGTCCCGAAGCGGACGGGTTTATCGCCCTGTCCTACTTTGAGCTGTATGCCCAAAGCCAGGGGGTCGGTGCGGTCTGGGACGGGATGATGAAATGGCTGCTTGAAGCGATCGCTCCGGGTTTGCAGCAGCGGCTCGGCATCCCGGCTGACCACAAGCTCGGCTATGTGATGGTGTTCGGCAAACCGGCCGTGCAGTATCAGCGACCGATACAGCGGGGTCCGGCTCGGGTCAGCCGCTTTCAGCCTTGA
- a CDS encoding ABC transporter permease, protein MYLEPRSKISLPLAVCAPLAAVIAAMALCSALILWADSSIVDAYLLLFKGALGSRFAISETLTRATPLILTGLAAAVAFRAKLWNIGAEGQFYAGACAATLLGTGTLDWPPYLLIPTMMLAGALAGGLLLLVPTLLKTHLKVDEVVTTLLLNFIVLLFVNYLLFGPWKDPMAMGWPQAAPIVENGLLPLLLAKTRLHAGLLISLLAAVGTWALMRFSIWGYEIRAVGANQKAADFFGIPVNRTVIRTALISGGLAGIAGVCELCGLKGYLTLDLSPGFGYTGIVVAMLAGLNPLGVVLSAFFIAVVYNGADSMSRALGVSNYIADVITATALITVLVSMLLTRYRIRWK, encoded by the coding sequence ATGTACCTCGAACCACGTAGCAAAATTTCCCTGCCGCTGGCCGTCTGCGCCCCGCTGGCCGCAGTTATCGCCGCAATGGCCCTGTGCTCGGCCCTGATCCTCTGGGCGGACAGTTCCATTGTCGACGCCTACCTGCTGTTGTTCAAAGGAGCCCTCGGCTCGCGCTTCGCCATCAGTGAAACCCTGACCCGGGCCACCCCGCTGATTCTGACCGGCCTGGCCGCCGCAGTCGCGTTCCGCGCCAAGCTCTGGAATATCGGCGCCGAAGGGCAGTTCTACGCCGGGGCCTGCGCCGCCACCCTGCTCGGTACAGGCACCCTCGACTGGCCGCCTTACCTGTTGATACCAACCATGATGCTGGCCGGAGCCCTGGCCGGCGGTCTGCTGCTGCTGGTGCCGACCCTGCTCAAAACCCATCTCAAGGTTGATGAAGTCGTCACCACGTTGCTGCTCAACTTCATTGTCCTGCTGTTTGTCAATTACCTGCTGTTCGGCCCCTGGAAAGATCCCATGGCCATGGGCTGGCCGCAGGCGGCACCGATCGTCGAGAATGGCCTGCTGCCGCTGCTGCTGGCCAAAACCAGGCTGCATGCCGGTCTGCTGATTTCACTCCTGGCGGCCGTCGGCACCTGGGCACTGATGCGTTTCAGCATCTGGGGTTACGAGATTCGGGCGGTGGGCGCCAATCAGAAGGCCGCTGATTTTTTCGGGATCCCCGTGAACCGCACCGTTATCCGCACCGCCCTGATCAGCGGCGGCCTGGCCGGGATTGCCGGAGTTTGCGAGCTCTGCGGGCTGAAGGGCTACCTGACCCTCGATCTGTCGCCGGGCTTCGGCTACACCGGGATCGTGGTTGCCATGCTTGCCGGCCTCAACCCGCTGGGCGTGGTCCTGTCGGCCTTCTTCATCGCCGTGGTCTATAACGGCGCCGATTCCATGAGCCGGGCGCTGGGCGTCTCCAACTACATTGCCGATGTCATTACCGCCACCGCCCTGATCACCGTCCTGGTCAGCATGCTGTTGACCCGTTACCGCATCCGCTGGAAATAA
- a CDS encoding glycine cleavage system protein R — MPYFALTIIGRDRPGIVSQVTEILYQLGFNIADSSCSILGGQFSMILIISSPDMQAGEDFSAAFAPLEDNNLSVFIRTLKPGGEIRPDLHGESCMISVYGSDKPGIVFQVAKELGDHGINITDLNTKLIGDEQNPVYVMMLEALLPEGIELQELESWMKTLKQKLQVDISVRSLVTMEL; from the coding sequence ATGCCTTATTTTGCTTTGACGATTATCGGCCGGGATCGCCCCGGGATCGTTTCCCAGGTCACCGAGATCCTTTACCAGCTGGGTTTCAATATCGCGGATTCCAGCTGTTCCATCCTCGGCGGACAGTTTTCCATGATCCTGATCATCTCCAGCCCCGATATGCAGGCGGGCGAGGATTTCAGCGCGGCCTTTGCTCCCCTGGAGGACAACAACCTGTCGGTTTTTATTCGCACCCTCAAACCGGGCGGCGAGATCCGGCCCGATCTGCATGGTGAAAGCTGCATGATCTCGGTGTACGGTTCGGACAAACCGGGCATTGTTTTCCAGGTCGCCAAGGAACTGGGCGACCACGGCATCAATATCACCGACCTGAATACCAAACTGATCGGCGATGAGCAAAATCCGGTCTATGTGATGATGCTCGAGGCCCTGCTCCCGGAAGGAATCGAGCTGCAGGAACTGGAAAGCTGGATGAAAACCCTTAAACAGAAACTCCAGGTCGATATCTCGGTTCGTTCGCTGGTGACAATGGAGCTGTAA
- a CDS encoding BMP family protein gives MKKNLGIMARTLLVLACLTAFASVACAEKIKVAGIYTQPIQQKWDAVLHKALQKAQQDGIIDYVYSEKVANTDYIRVLREYAESGVQLIVGEAFGISREARKVAKDYPNVAFLMGDSFGPDGSNFAVFDNYIHEPCYLMGIIAGSMTKTGKIGMVGGYPIGEVNRLFNAFMAGAQAVNPTVQFKVSFIGSWYDPPKAKEFAFAQIEAGVDVLYAERAGVVDAARQKGIIAFGNVNDMNKEENGKDVVVASALWHMDSAIKHAIELVKSGAFKAEDYREWTMMGKGGASLSPYYEFADKIPAAAKAEVEKAKADILSGALVIKINDTEPKSTF, from the coding sequence ATGAAAAAGAACCTTGGAATAATGGCCCGCACCCTGCTGGTCCTGGCCTGTCTGACCGCATTTGCGTCGGTCGCTTGCGCTGAAAAGATCAAGGTCGCCGGGATCTATACCCAGCCGATCCAGCAGAAATGGGATGCCGTCCTGCACAAGGCCCTGCAGAAAGCCCAACAGGATGGAATCATTGATTATGTTTATTCTGAGAAGGTCGCCAATACCGACTATATCCGCGTGCTCCGCGAATATGCCGAAAGCGGCGTCCAACTGATCGTCGGGGAAGCTTTCGGGATTTCCCGCGAAGCGCGCAAGGTTGCCAAGGATTACCCGAACGTCGCCTTTTTGATGGGTGACTCCTTCGGGCCGGACGGCTCCAACTTCGCGGTCTTTGACAACTATATCCACGAACCCTGCTACCTGATGGGAATCATTGCCGGCAGCATGACCAAAACCGGCAAGATCGGGATGGTCGGCGGCTACCCCATTGGTGAAGTCAACCGCCTGTTCAACGCCTTCATGGCCGGAGCCCAGGCGGTCAATCCGACAGTTCAGTTCAAAGTTTCCTTCATCGGCTCCTGGTATGATCCGCCGAAAGCCAAAGAATTCGCCTTTGCCCAGATCGAAGCCGGGGTGGATGTGCTCTACGCCGAACGCGCCGGGGTGGTTGACGCCGCCCGTCAGAAAGGGATTATCGCCTTCGGCAACGTCAATGACATGAACAAAGAGGAAAACGGTAAGGATGTCGTGGTCGCTTCGGCCCTCTGGCACATGGATTCCGCCATTAAGCACGCCATCGAACTGGTAAAAAGCGGAGCTTTCAAGGCCGAAGATTACCGGGAGTGGACCATGATGGGCAAAGGCGGGGCAAGTCTTTCGCCCTACTATGAGTTTGCCGATAAGATCCCCGCCGCAGCCAAAGCCGAGGTCGAAAAAGCCAAGGCCGACATTCTCTCCGGTGCGCTGGTTATCAAAATCAACGATACCGAACCGAAATCAACCTTCTGA
- a CDS encoding sugar kinase has product MKRVCRIALLGECMIELRGQLFGTMQQAFGGDTLNTAVYLSRLCRHRGVQVSYATDLGIDPFSEAMIRAWEGEGIDTGLIRRQEGLMPGLYTIQVDETGERTFYYWRDMSAAKAYFRGVTSPLEEQLADIDALYFSGISLAIFDAAARDRLFKIVTTLRERGGKVIFDNNYRTRMWPVTVEARAWYAHAYEMADIAMITLDDEMALFGISEEERALERVFNLPTPEVVVKRGALPAIIRLSGQAPAFVPACQVAKVVDTTAAGDSFAAGYLAARLTGSSAELAAHSGACLAAAVIQHPGAIIPLSAMPDNLF; this is encoded by the coding sequence ATGAAGAGAGTTTGTCGAATTGCCCTGTTGGGCGAATGTATGATTGAGTTGCGGGGCCAGCTGTTCGGTACCATGCAGCAGGCGTTTGGCGGTGATACCCTGAATACGGCGGTCTATCTGTCCCGGCTCTGTCGGCACCGGGGAGTGCAGGTCTCCTATGCCACCGACCTGGGTATCGACCCCTTCAGCGAGGCGATGATCAGGGCCTGGGAAGGCGAAGGGATCGACACCGGACTGATTCGGCGTCAAGAGGGGCTGATGCCCGGGCTGTACACGATTCAGGTCGATGAAACCGGTGAACGGACCTTTTACTACTGGCGGGACATGAGTGCCGCCAAAGCCTATTTCAGGGGGGTGACCAGCCCCCTCGAAGAGCAGCTGGCGGATATTGACGCCCTCTATTTCAGCGGCATCAGCCTGGCGATTTTCGATGCGGCAGCCCGGGACCGACTGTTCAAAATAGTCACGACGTTGCGCGAACGGGGTGGCAAGGTTATCTTCGACAACAATTACCGGACCCGGATGTGGCCGGTGACGGTCGAGGCACGGGCATGGTATGCGCACGCCTATGAAATGGCCGATATCGCCATGATTACCCTGGATGACGAAATGGCGCTGTTCGGCATCAGTGAGGAGGAACGGGCGTTGGAGCGGGTTTTCAACCTGCCCACTCCGGAAGTAGTGGTCAAACGCGGTGCGCTGCCGGCCATCATTCGTCTGTCTGGTCAGGCGCCTGCTTTTGTGCCGGCCTGTCAGGTGGCAAAAGTTGTCGACACCACCGCCGCCGGGGATTCCTTTGCCGCCGGCTACCTGGCCGCCCGCCTGACCGGCAGTTCGGCCGAACTGGCCGCGCACAGCGGCGCCTGCCTGGCGGCTGCGGTGATCCAGCATCCGGGGGCGATCATCCCCCTGTCCGCCATGCCGGACAACCTGTTCTGA
- a CDS encoding ABC transporter ATP-binding protein has protein sequence MADQPALHLNRISKSFGTLLANDAISLTLYPGEVLALLGENGAGKTTLMNILFGHYQADQGSVSVFGKELPAGKPRAAIAAGVGMVHQHFTLADNLTVLDNIILGTESLWRGRSKTRPAEAKIRSLAAEYGLAVDPHAKVRKLSVGERQRVEILKALYRDTRILIMDEPTAVLTPPEVDSLFATLRKLIERGLAIIFISHKLREVMAISDRVTVLRHGKVVKEVTTAQTSREELAEAMVGRTIPKPKRTELEPGMPLLRFSAVTVNGPDDKRLLDAINLELRQSEILGIAGVSGNGQGQLAELLCGLIMQDEGRISCQDNPDLKPTPAVMISQGIGRIVEDRNGTGLIGDMTINENLCAEHYRDPAFARFGLRRFSRMRERSAELIRSFDVRCQGLHAPVRQLSGGNMQKLILARVLAQQPNIILAQQPTWGLDVGAAAYVHDQLLAARQRGAGVLLISEDLDELLQLSDRIQVLYHGHLSQALPTAALSLQELGLRMSGQLLDSAAQAA, from the coding sequence ATGGCAGATCAACCTGCCCTGCACCTCAACCGGATCAGTAAAAGCTTCGGGACACTGCTGGCCAACGACGCGATCAGCCTGACCCTGTATCCAGGGGAAGTTCTGGCCCTGCTCGGGGAGAACGGCGCCGGCAAGACCACGCTGATGAATATCCTCTTCGGCCATTATCAGGCCGACCAGGGCAGCGTCAGCGTGTTCGGCAAGGAACTTCCGGCCGGCAAGCCGCGCGCCGCCATCGCCGCAGGTGTGGGGATGGTTCATCAGCATTTTACGCTGGCCGACAATCTGACCGTCCTCGACAATATTATTCTGGGCACGGAGTCACTCTGGCGGGGTCGCTCGAAAACCCGCCCGGCGGAAGCCAAAATCCGTAGTCTGGCCGCGGAATACGGGCTGGCCGTCGATCCTCACGCAAAAGTTCGCAAGCTGTCCGTTGGCGAGCGACAACGGGTCGAGATCCTCAAGGCCCTCTATCGCGATACCCGCATCCTGATCATGGACGAACCGACCGCCGTCCTGACCCCGCCGGAAGTGGACAGCCTGTTCGCGACGCTGCGCAAGCTCATTGAGCGCGGCCTGGCGATTATTTTCATCTCCCACAAACTGCGTGAAGTGATGGCGATCAGCGACCGGGTCACGGTATTGCGCCACGGCAAAGTGGTCAAAGAGGTGACCACGGCGCAAACCAGCCGCGAAGAGCTGGCCGAAGCCATGGTCGGCCGCACCATCCCCAAGCCCAAACGAACCGAACTGGAACCCGGCATGCCATTGCTGCGGTTCAGCGCGGTGACGGTGAACGGGCCTGACGACAAGCGGCTCCTCGACGCCATCAACCTGGAGCTGCGGCAGAGTGAAATCCTCGGCATTGCCGGGGTTTCCGGCAACGGCCAGGGGCAGCTCGCCGAGCTGCTCTGCGGCCTGATCATGCAGGACGAAGGACGGATCAGCTGCCAGGACAATCCAGACCTCAAGCCGACGCCGGCGGTGATGATCAGCCAGGGAATCGGCCGGATTGTCGAAGATCGTAACGGCACCGGGCTGATCGGCGATATGACCATCAACGAAAACCTCTGTGCCGAACATTACCGCGACCCTGCGTTTGCCCGTTTTGGCCTGCGCCGGTTCAGTCGGATGCGGGAGCGTTCCGCTGAATTGATCCGTTCTTTCGACGTGCGTTGCCAGGGCCTGCACGCGCCGGTCCGGCAGCTGTCGGGCGGCAACATGCAGAAACTCATTCTGGCCCGGGTGCTGGCCCAGCAGCCGAATATCATTCTCGCTCAACAGCCGACCTGGGGACTTGATGTGGGCGCCGCGGCCTACGTTCACGACCAGCTCCTCGCCGCCCGCCAACGTGGCGCCGGGGTCCTGCTGATCTCCGAAGACCTCGATGAACTGCTGCAGCTCAGCGACCGGATCCAGGTGCTTTATCACGGCCATTTGAGTCAGGCGCTGCCGACCGCTGCGCTGTCGTTGCAGGAACTCGGTCTGCGCATGAGCGGACAGTTGCTTGATTCGGCGGCTCAGGCCGCCTGA
- a CDS encoding protoheme IX farnesyltransferase: protein MPNSIINRPRSVSSATIQTGFKTLRLLFRIELSAMVALSALAGYLFGDGLWGHQILLVVGGVGLLAGGCSALNQWQEQDLDVTMLRTRNRPLPTGTLTPAGALLLAALTISSGALLLNALAGSLPLLLGILAVIWYNAIYTPLKRITPFAAIPGAVCGALPPLIGWTAAGGELFSQKPLILAGTLFVWQIPHTWLLLCRYRDDLRRSGLPDLFKTIATQRLLKINNCWLAALFLCYLLFPLFGFIRHATLSTLFLGGLGLLLVLMLGEQRRISRTGSVQRAFHLTNISMALLLTVLILDRFFSG from the coding sequence GTGCCGAATTCGATCATCAACCGACCGCGATCAGTTTCGAGCGCAACCATCCAGACCGGGTTCAAAACCCTCAGGCTGCTGTTTCGGATTGAGCTGTCGGCGATGGTGGCCCTCTCGGCACTGGCCGGGTATCTGTTTGGCGATGGCCTCTGGGGACACCAGATCCTGCTGGTGGTCGGCGGAGTCGGCCTGCTGGCCGGAGGCTGCTCGGCCCTCAACCAGTGGCAGGAGCAGGATCTGGATGTCACCATGCTGCGCACCCGCAACCGCCCCTTGCCCACCGGCACCCTGACTCCGGCCGGCGCATTACTGCTGGCGGCGCTGACCATCAGCAGCGGTGCGCTGCTGCTTAATGCCCTGGCCGGCAGTCTGCCGCTGTTACTGGGGATCCTGGCGGTCATCTGGTACAACGCCATCTACACCCCGCTCAAGCGGATCACTCCGTTCGCCGCCATTCCCGGCGCGGTCTGCGGGGCTTTGCCGCCGCTGATCGGCTGGACCGCGGCCGGCGGGGAACTGTTCAGCCAAAAACCGCTGATTCTCGCCGGCACCTTGTTTGTCTGGCAAATTCCCCACACCTGGCTGCTGCTCTGTCGTTACCGTGACGATCTGCGGCGCAGTGGCCTGCCCGACCTGTTCAAAACCATTGCCACGCAGCGCTTGCTGAAAATCAACAATTGCTGGCTCGCAGCCCTGTTTCTCTGTTACCTGTTGTTTCCCCTGTTTGGCTTCATCCGCCACGCCACCCTCTCCACCCTGTTTCTGGGCGGGCTCGGTCTGCTCCTGGTGCTCATGCTGGGAGAGCAGCGCCGCATCAGCCGAACCGGCTCGGTGCAACGCGCCTTTCACTTGACCAATATCTCCATGGCCCTCCTGCTCACGGTCCTGATTCTGGACAGATTCTTCAGCGGATAA